A genomic stretch from Rhodobacterales bacterium HKCCA1288 includes:
- a CDS encoding N-acetyl-gamma-glutamyl-phosphate reductase, which yields MTKNIAILGASGYTGAELVRLIHGHGGMRILALSGERKAGMAMGDVFPFLRHLDLPVLQKIEDIDFTNIDLAFCALPHATSQAVIKDLPRDLKIVDLSADFRLRDPVAYEKWYGQPHAAPELQAEAIYGLTEFYRDEISAARLVAGTGCNAATGQYALRPLISAGLIDLDEIIINMVVGVSGAGRSLKENLLHAELSEGTNPYGVGGTHRHLGEFDQEFSALAGRKVEVQFTPHLAPFNRGILATVYVKGEAEAIYDTLAETYASEPFVHVLPFGAAPSTHDVRGSNHAYIGVAKDRRAGRAIVFAALDNLCKGSSGQAMQNANLMLGFDEKQGLENLALFP from the coding sequence ATGACAAAGAATATCGCGATCCTAGGGGCCTCTGGATATACGGGCGCGGAATTGGTGCGGCTGATCCATGGGCATGGGGGCATGCGCATCCTGGCCCTGTCAGGCGAGCGCAAGGCGGGTATGGCGATGGGGGATGTGTTTCCCTTTTTGCGCCACTTAGATTTGCCCGTTCTTCAGAAAATCGAAGACATTGATTTCACGAATATTGATCTGGCCTTTTGCGCGCTGCCCCATGCGACCTCGCAGGCGGTGATCAAAGACCTGCCGCGCGATTTGAAAATTGTGGATCTCTCCGCGGATTTTCGTCTGCGCGATCCTGTGGCCTATGAAAAATGGTATGGCCAACCCCATGCCGCCCCAGAATTGCAGGCCGAAGCGATCTATGGCCTGACCGAATTTTACCGCGATGAAATATCAGCGGCGCGCCTTGTCGCAGGCACAGGCTGCAACGCGGCCACGGGGCAATATGCCTTGCGGCCTTTGATTTCGGCAGGGCTGATTGATCTTGATGAGATCATCATCAACATGGTGGTTGGCGTGTCGGGGGCAGGGCGTAGCCTAAAAGAAAACCTGCTTCATGCCGAACTTTCCGAAGGCACAAACCCCTATGGGGTGGGCGGCACACATCGCCATTTGGGGGAATTTGATCAAGAATTTTCGGCCCTCGCAGGGCGCAAGGTTGAGGTGCAATTCACCCCCCATCTCGCCCCGTTTAACCGCGGGATCTTGGCTACGGTCTATGTCAAGGGCGAGGCTGAGGCGATTTACGACACATTGGCCGAAACTTATGCATCCGAGCCTTTTGTGCATGTGCTACCCTTTGGCGCAGCCCCGTCAACGCATGATGTGCGTGGCTCGAACCATGCCTATATAGGGGTGGCAAAAGATCGGCGCGCGGGCCGCGCGATTGTTTTTGCCGCGCTTGATAACCTGTGCAAAGGGTCATCGGGTCAAGCGATGCAAAACGCCAATCTGATGCTTGGGTTTGACGAAAAGCAAGGGTTAGAAAACCTCGCGCTTTTCCCATGA
- a CDS encoding aspartate/glutamate racemase family protein, whose product MAVGIFDSGLGGLTVLDAVTRRLPDLPLVYFGDNAHTPYGVRDAEDIYHLTTRGVQCLFDQGCDLVILACNTASAAALRRMQEGWVPKDKRVLGVFVPLIEALTERQWGDNSPPREVAVKHVALFATPATVSSRAFQRELAFRAIGVDVEAQPCGGLVDAIEMGDMILAEAMVRSHVEALLRRMPRPEAAILGCTHYPLVEEHFRSALGPDVAVYSQPNLVAESLADYLTRRPEMVGAGAVTKFLTTGDPQKVSNKATQFLRRKIAFEQAELPDA is encoded by the coding sequence ATGGCGGTCGGCATATTTGACTCAGGCCTTGGCGGGCTGACAGTGTTGGATGCGGTCACGCGGCGATTGCCCGATTTGCCATTGGTATATTTCGGCGATAACGCGCACACGCCCTATGGAGTGCGGGATGCAGAAGATATCTACCACCTGACCACGCGCGGGGTGCAATGCCTGTTTGATCAAGGCTGTGATCTGGTGATTTTAGCCTGTAACACCGCCTCTGCTGCCGCGTTGCGGCGCATGCAGGAGGGGTGGGTTCCGAAAGACAAGCGCGTCCTTGGCGTGTTTGTGCCCCTGATTGAGGCGCTGACCGAGCGGCAGTGGGGGGATAACTCGCCCCCCCGCGAAGTTGCGGTAAAACATGTGGCGCTTTTTGCTACGCCTGCAACTGTCTCAAGCCGCGCGTTTCAACGTGAATTGGCCTTTCGCGCCATTGGCGTTGATGTCGAAGCACAGCCCTGCGGCGGCTTGGTGGATGCGATTGAGATGGGCGATATGATCTTGGCCGAGGCGATGGTGCGTAGCCATGTTGAGGCGCTTTTGCGCCGTATGCCGCGCCCCGAGGCGGCCATTTTGGGCTGCACCCACTACCCGCTGGTTGAAGAGCATTTCCGCAGTGCCCTTGGCCCTGATGTGGCCGTATACAGCCAGCCCAATCTGGTTGCCGAAAGTCTGGCCGATTATCTGACCCGCCGCCCTGAAATGGTCGGTGCGGGGGCCGTGACGAAGTTTTTGACAACAGGCGACCCGCAAAAAGTATCGAATAAGGCCACACAGTTTTTGCGCCGCAAGATTGCCTTTGAACAGGCAGAGCTTCCTGATGCATGA
- a CDS encoding lysophospholipid acyltransferase family protein codes for MTEHPRKLKRYQVARDITYATSAQTRMGRAVIRLLENTTGRLSLIRRAEGYEDQVAAGHDFWQVMCDRYGLKINYHGAGLEGIPEAGPLILIANHPFGILDGLIMGHILSQRRGGDFRILAHQIFRKAPDLERIILPVSFDETKEAVAQNITTRKAAFSYLDQGGAIGIFPGGTVSTAAKPFGVPMDPDWRVFTARMVARSGATVIPIFFEGQNSRLFQIMSHIHVTLRMGLLIREFRKRMKVPLDVTVGRPISRQDMAAHLDNPPALMDFLRSETYRLSQTPIDPRLRGFEFDQKRLAKRHERQEDGGRHI; via the coding sequence ATGACAGAACATCCCCGCAAATTAAAGCGCTATCAGGTGGCGCGTGATATCACCTATGCGACCTCGGCGCAGACCCGAATGGGGCGTGCGGTGATACGTCTGTTGGAAAACACGACAGGGCGCCTGTCCTTGATCCGCCGTGCCGAAGGCTATGAGGATCAAGTGGCGGCAGGTCATGATTTTTGGCAGGTGATGTGCGATCGCTACGGCCTGAAGATCAATTATCACGGGGCAGGGCTAGAGGGCATTCCCGAGGCGGGGCCACTGATTTTGATTGCGAACCATCCGTTTGGTATTTTGGATGGGTTGATTATGGGGCATATCTTATCGCAGCGCCGTGGCGGGGATTTTCGCATTCTCGCGCATCAAATTTTCCGCAAGGCCCCCGATCTTGAGCGGATCATTTTGCCCGTCTCCTTCGATGAAACCAAAGAGGCGGTTGCGCAAAACATCACCACACGTAAGGCCGCGTTTTCCTATCTCGATCAAGGGGGCGCGATTGGCATTTTTCCTGGCGGCACAGTTTCGACTGCGGCCAAGCCCTTTGGCGTTCCGATGGATCCAGATTGGCGAGTCTTTACCGCGCGCATGGTCGCGCGTTCAGGGGCAACCGTGATCCCGATTTTCTTTGAAGGGCAGAATTCGCGTCTTTTCCAGATCATGAGCCATATCCATGTCACCTTGCGCATGGGGTTGCTGATCCGTGAATTTCGCAAACGGATGAAAGTGCCGCTTGACGTGACCGTGGGCAGGCCAATTTCGCGGCAAGATATGGCAGCTCATCTGGACAATCCGCCCGCATTGATGGATTTTCTACGCAGCGAAACCTATCGCTTGAGCCAAACGCCGATTGACCCCCGCCTGCGCGGGTTTGAATTTGATCAAAAGCGTCTCGCCAAGCGGCATGAAAGGCAGGAAGATGGCGGTCGGCATATTTGA
- the speB gene encoding agmatinase, producing the protein MALEDAKSQIDLAITAGSFKGLAFENAFSGVPSFLRRKLSKDLSGVDLAITGIPFDQAVTHRAGTRFGPRAIRAASSLQPFDPPFGWDGFSPLEEFAIADYGDMALDYAQPAQTPAAIEAHIAGILAQGANVISLGGDHSITLPILRAHVAKFGPVALLQFDAHTDTWPDDAPARVDHGTFCYKAVKEGLIDVQRSIHVGIRTVVDDNLGIEIISAQDVARRGVADVISAIRTRLGDAPVYLSFDIDALDPAHAPGTGTPVWGGLSSREVALILRGLAGINLIGGDVVEVSPPYDTGEITAVAAAHVALELICLWGWPKRGHG; encoded by the coding sequence ATGGCGCTGGAAGATGCCAAAAGCCAAATTGATCTGGCCATTACGGCGGGATCGTTCAAAGGGCTTGCGTTTGAGAATGCGTTTTCTGGGGTGCCTTCTTTTTTGCGCCGCAAACTGTCTAAAGACCTATCGGGGGTGGACCTGGCTATTACAGGCATTCCCTTTGATCAGGCGGTGACGCATCGCGCAGGCACCCGATTTGGCCCGCGCGCCATCCGCGCCGCCTCAAGTTTGCAACCTTTTGATCCGCCCTTTGGGTGGGATGGTTTCTCGCCGCTTGAGGAATTTGCGATCGCCGATTACGGCGATATGGCACTGGATTATGCGCAACCCGCGCAGACGCCCGCCGCAATTGAGGCGCATATCGCAGGCATTTTGGCGCAAGGGGCGAATGTGATTAGCTTGGGCGGAGATCATTCGATCACCCTGCCGATTTTGCGCGCCCATGTGGCCAAATTCGGGCCCGTGGCGCTGCTGCAATTTGATGCCCATACCGACACATGGCCTGATGATGCGCCTGCGCGGGTGGATCATGGAACCTTCTGCTACAAGGCGGTGAAGGAAGGTTTGATTGATGTTCAGCGGTCAATCCATGTGGGTATCCGCACAGTGGTGGACGACAATCTTGGCATCGAGATCATCAGTGCCCAAGATGTGGCGCGGCGCGGTGTGGCGGATGTGATTTCAGCAATTCGCACGCGGCTTGGTGATGCGCCTGTCTATCTTTCCTTTGATATTGATGCGCTTGATCCGGCCCATGCCCCTGGAACAGGCACGCCCGTCTGGGGGGGCTTGAGCAGCCGTGAGGTGGCCCTGATCCTGCGCGGATTGGCGGGGATTAACCTAATCGGCGGCGATGTGGTTGAGGTGTCCCCCCCCTATGACACGGGCGAGATCACGGCGGTGGCTGCCGCCCATGTTGCGCTAGAGCTGATCTGCCTTTGGGGTTGGCCGAAGCGGGGGCATGGATGA
- a CDS encoding flavin reductase family protein, which produces MTEQTDKLRQDFIDAMSLCANSVCVVSTDGVAGLGGLTVSAMSSVSADPDTQADGPTMLICVHANSTSLPVILENGVFCINILGQGSDKIAEIFAGRHGLTGAARFDGVAYAPLATGAPVFSDALAAFDCSILKSDTIGTHHVIFGVVRAVTLSDQTEPLIYHKRRFRALAPETK; this is translated from the coding sequence ATGACCGAGCAGACCGATAAATTGCGCCAAGATTTTATTGACGCGATGAGCCTTTGCGCGAATTCCGTCTGCGTGGTCAGCACCGATGGTGTTGCAGGTTTGGGCGGCTTGACCGTCTCAGCCATGAGTTCTGTTTCTGCAGACCCAGACACCCAAGCCGATGGCCCAACCATGTTGATTTGCGTTCATGCCAATTCGACATCGCTGCCCGTCATTCTGGAAAATGGCGTATTTTGCATCAATATCCTCGGCCAAGGATCTGATAAGATAGCAGAAATTTTTGCAGGCCGGCATGGCCTCACAGGGGCTGCGCGCTTTGACGGGGTGGCCTATGCCCCGCTTGCCACGGGTGCGCCTGTTTTCTCAGATGCTTTGGCCGCCTTTGATTGCAGCATATTAAAATCAGACACCATCGGGACGCATCATGTGATTTTCGGCGTGGTGCGCGCCGTGACCCTCTCCGATCAGACCGAGCCGCTGATTTACCACAAACGCCGCTTTCGCGCCCTTGCGCCGGAAACCAAATAA
- the mazG gene encoding nucleoside triphosphate pyrophosphohydrolase, giving the protein MYDRDLIENGGGSMARLLEIMRALRDPEAGCPWDIEQDFDSIAPYTIEEAYEVADAISRRSWGELRGELGDLVLQSVYHAQMAEEAGYFTFDDVLHDISDKMVARHPHVFGAENRDKSADQQVEDWEKIKARERAARAKTGVLADVALGLPALMRAEKLQKRAARVGFDWPQIDQVIDKIAEESAELAEARATLPQEKIAEEMGDLLFVMANLARHLKVDPETALRKANEKFTRRFNYIENELRAVGRSADQSNLEEMEALWQEAKTKGL; this is encoded by the coding sequence ATGTATGATCGTGATCTGATTGAAAATGGCGGCGGTTCTATGGCCCGCCTTCTAGAGATCATGCGCGCCTTGCGCGACCCAGAGGCGGGCTGCCCTTGGGATATCGAGCAAGATTTCGACAGTATTGCCCCCTACACGATTGAGGAGGCCTATGAGGTGGCCGATGCAATTTCGCGCCGTTCATGGGGCGAATTGCGCGGCGAATTGGGGGATCTGGTTCTGCAATCGGTCTATCATGCGCAAATGGCGGAAGAAGCGGGATATTTCACCTTTGACGATGTTCTGCACGACATTTCCGACAAGATGGTCGCGCGCCACCCACATGTGTTTGGTGCAGAAAATCGCGACAAATCCGCAGACCAACAGGTCGAAGATTGGGAAAAGATCAAGGCCCGCGAGCGCGCCGCCCGTGCGAAAACGGGGGTTTTGGCCGATGTTGCACTCGGCTTGCCCGCCTTGATGCGGGCGGAAAAACTACAAAAACGGGCAGCACGCGTGGGGTTTGATTGGCCACAGATAGATCAGGTGATCGATAAAATCGCCGAAGAATCCGCTGAATTGGCCGAGGCGCGCGCGACCCTCCCCCAAGAGAAAATTGCAGAAGAAATGGGGGATTTGCTGTTTGTGATGGCCAATCTGGCGCGCCATCTCAAGGTAGACCCTGAAACGGCCTTGCGCAAAGCGAATGAAAAATTCACCCGCCGTTTCAATTATATAGAAAACGAACTTCGGGCTGTTGGTCGCAGCGCAGATCAGTCCAACCTCGAAGAGATGGAAGCCCTGTGGCAAGAGGCCAAGACCAAGGGGCTGTAA
- a CDS encoding DMT family transporter translates to MSQANQQRPALAALWMTGAIVAFTLMAIAGRAVSFELDTFEIMTYRSAVGVVVVAILATVFGKWSEVKRDKLPMHMGRNIFHFAGQNLWFYAITVIPLAQVFALEFTSPLWVMLLAALFLGEHLTRLKLFVAVVGFIGILLVVRPWVAPPSAGMIIAAAAALCFASTAIFTKRLTQSQTITCIMFYLTIMQLVFGLVCSLADGDMALPTGDNVAWIVLIGFAGLVAHFCLTSALSVAPASVVMPLDFVRLPVIALIGVMLYAEPLDAMVLLGAALIFGANYLNITGAARLERRNSAIS, encoded by the coding sequence ATGAGCCAAGCAAACCAACAGCGCCCCGCATTGGCGGCGCTCTGGATGACAGGGGCAATTGTCGCCTTTACCCTAATGGCCATCGCAGGGCGCGCTGTCTCCTTTGAATTGGACACATTCGAGATCATGACCTATCGCTCGGCTGTGGGGGTTGTGGTGGTTGCGATCCTTGCCACTGTCTTTGGCAAATGGAGTGAGGTCAAACGCGACAAGCTGCCGATGCATATGGGGCGCAATATCTTTCATTTTGCGGGGCAAAATCTGTGGTTTTACGCGATCACTGTGATCCCACTTGCGCAGGTCTTCGCGCTTGAATTCACCTCGCCGCTTTGGGTCATGCTTTTGGCTGCCCTGTTTTTGGGCGAGCATTTGACGCGGCTCAAGCTATTTGTCGCGGTTGTGGGGTTCATCGGCATCCTCCTTGTCGTGCGCCCTTGGGTGGCGCCCCCCTCTGCGGGAATGATCATTGCCGCAGCGGCGGCGCTTTGTTTTGCCAGCACCGCGATTTTCACCAAGCGCCTGACGCAGAGCCAAACCATCACCTGCATCATGTTTTACCTCACCATCATGCAACTGGTCTTTGGACTGGTGTGCAGCCTTGCCGATGGGGATATGGCCTTGCCGACAGGGGACAATGTGGCGTGGATTGTTTTGATCGGCTTTGCGGGGCTCGTGGCGCATTTTTGCCTGACATCCGCCCTCAGTGTCGCGCCCGCCTCGGTGGTGATGCCACTGGATTTTGTGCGCCTGCCTGTGATTGCCCTGATTGGGGTCATGCTCTATGCCGAACCCCTTGACGCCATGGTTCTTTTGGGGGCAGCCCTTATTTTCGGGGCGAATTACCTCAATATTACAGGCGCCGCGCGGCTAGAACGCCGCAATTCCGCCATCAGCTAA
- a CDS encoding ATPase translates to MLYKSASDWRAAAQKQVLFFGMSGLGKTRLANLLRDAGDWFHYSIDYRIGTAYMGEHIVDNLKRQAMQVPFLADLLKSDSIYIGSNITFNNLAPLSTFLGKPGDPAKGGVGFDEYMRRQALHRRAEINALLDTPSFIIRARDLYGYANFVCDTGGSICEVVDPNDPQDEVLRTLAQNCLMIWIEGSEDHTEELIRRFTRAPKPMYYQPQFLNARWADYLAETGLSPDAVNPDDFIRNTYAAALHHRAPLYRDMAKNWGLRVSAEDVARVSDAQDVIDLIASALEARGEIT, encoded by the coding sequence ATGCTTTATAAATCCGCAAGCGATTGGCGTGCAGCGGCGCAAAAACAGGTTCTTTTTTTCGGGATGTCAGGCCTTGGCAAGACACGGCTTGCCAATTTGCTACGCGATGCAGGGGATTGGTTCCACTATTCCATCGATTACCGCATTGGCACCGCCTATATGGGCGAGCATATTGTCGACAATCTCAAACGTCAGGCAATGCAAGTGCCGTTTCTGGCAGATTTGCTGAAGTCGGATTCGATTTATATCGGTTCGAACATCACGTTTAACAATCTCGCGCCGCTCTCTACCTTCCTTGGAAAACCTGGTGATCCTGCCAAGGGAGGGGTCGGGTTTGACGAATATATGCGCCGTCAGGCGCTGCATCGGCGCGCTGAGATCAACGCCCTTTTGGACACGCCCAGCTTTATCATCCGCGCGCGCGACCTTTATGGATATGCCAATTTCGTCTGCGACACCGGCGGCTCTATTTGCGAGGTGGTTGACCCCAATGACCCGCAAGACGAGGTGCTGCGCACGCTTGCGCAAAATTGCCTGATGATTTGGATTGAAGGCAGCGAAGATCATACTGAGGAATTGATCCGCCGCTTCACCCGTGCGCCAAAGCCCATGTATTACCAACCGCAATTTCTGAACGCGCGATGGGCTGACTATCTGGCAGAAACAGGGCTGTCGCCCGATGCGGTCAATCCAGATGACTTTATCCGAAACACCTACGCGGCGGCCTTGCATCATCGCGCGCCGCTCTATCGCGACATGGCGAAAAACTGGGGCCTGAGGGTCAGCGCCGAAGATGTGGCGCGTGTGTCCGATGCCCAAGATGTGATTGATTTGATCGCCTCTGCCCTTGAGGCGCGCGGCGAGATCACCTAA
- a CDS encoding homoserine O-succinyltransferase gives MPITLPTSLPAFSILRDEGVMVMGRSAAESQDIRPLKIGLLNLMPKKIQTETQFARLIGASPLQTEFSLIRMSEHETKNTAAEHMAEFYQPFRDVRDQKFDGLIITGAPIEHLDFEDVTYWSELCEIFEWTQTNVHSTFGICWGGMAMINYFHGVKKHMLPAKQFGCYRHRNLQSDSPYLRGFSDDLVMPVSRWTEMRRPEIEAAGLPVLLDSPEVGPALVEDSAHRALYIFNHLEYDSTTLAEEYQRDLGNVQVDGASIALPVNYFPHDDPSQKPLNRWRSHAHLLFGNWISEIYLTTPFDMARIGQDSTDLRR, from the coding sequence ATGCCGATAACCCTGCCAACCAGCCTGCCTGCATTCTCCATCCTTCGGGATGAGGGGGTGATGGTCATGGGGCGCAGCGCGGCAGAAAGCCAAGATATTCGGCCATTGAAAATTGGGCTTTTGAACCTGATGCCCAAGAAAATTCAGACCGAGACGCAATTTGCCCGCCTGATTGGCGCATCGCCGTTGCAGACGGAATTTTCGCTGATCCGTATGAGCGAACATGAAACCAAGAACACCGCCGCAGAACATATGGCCGAATTTTATCAGCCATTTCGTGATGTGCGCGACCAAAAATTTGATGGCCTAATCATCACAGGCGCGCCGATTGAGCATCTGGATTTCGAAGATGTGACCTATTGGTCCGAGCTGTGCGAAATCTTCGAATGGACGCAAACCAATGTCCATTCCACCTTTGGCATTTGCTGGGGCGGGATGGCGATGATCAATTATTTCCACGGCGTCAAAAAACATATGCTGCCCGCAAAGCAATTCGGGTGCTATCGGCATCGCAATCTGCAATCAGACAGTCCCTATTTGCGGGGGTTCTCCGATGATTTGGTGATGCCCGTCAGCCGTTGGACGGAAATGCGCCGCCCCGAGATCGAGGCCGCGGGTCTGCCCGTTTTGCTCGACAGTCCCGAGGTTGGCCCTGCCTTGGTCGAAGATAGCGCACATCGCGCGCTCTATATTTTCAATCATCTTGAATATGATAGCACCACCTTGGCCGAAGAATATCAACGTGATCTGGGCAATGTGCAGGTGGACGGGGCCAGTATCGCCCTGCCCGTCAATTACTTCCCTCACGATGATCCAAGCCAAAAGCCACTCAACCGCTGGCGCAGCCATGCCCATCTTCTATTCGGCAATTGGATCTCGGAAATCTATCTGACGACACCCTTTGATATGGCGCGCATTGGTCAAGACAGCACCGATCTGCGGCGGTGA
- the ppk2 gene encoding polyphosphate kinase 2, giving the protein MIDRKPFDGAITRYFEDDAPEAIRAALKTAETSDILDPTYPYAARMQNSLYMAGMTALQIELAKFHAWVRETGQRIAVIFEGRDAAGKGGAIARVMENLNPRVAQIVALSKPSETEAGQWYFQRYIQHLPSRGQIRLFDRSWYNRGVVEHVFGFCTPAQREAFFAQAPRFEDMLLEDGISLTKIWLNLGRAEQLRRFLARENDPLKHWKLSRIDVDGLAKWHEYSAAIRETLTRTHTATAPWHVIRADDKRRARLAVIRQILSQYDYPEKDPNLASAPDPAISGGPEAWTDQGDNA; this is encoded by the coding sequence ATGATTGATAGAAAACCATTTGATGGCGCCATTACGCGCTATTTTGAAGACGATGCGCCCGAGGCGATCCGCGCGGCCCTAAAGACGGCCGAGACTTCCGACATTCTTGATCCGACTTATCCCTATGCTGCGCGGATGCAGAATAGTCTCTACATGGCTGGAATGACCGCCTTGCAAATTGAACTGGCAAAATTTCACGCATGGGTGCGCGAAACAGGGCAACGGATTGCCGTGATTTTCGAGGGGCGCGATGCCGCAGGCAAGGGTGGCGCGATTGCGCGCGTCATGGAAAACCTAAACCCGCGGGTGGCGCAAATTGTGGCCTTGTCGAAACCCAGCGAAACCGAAGCGGGGCAATGGTATTTCCAACGCTATATTCAGCATCTGCCAAGCCGCGGGCAAATTCGGCTCTTTGATCGCTCATGGTATAATCGGGGCGTGGTGGAACATGTGTTCGGGTTTTGCACGCCCGCGCAACGTGAGGCCTTTTTTGCCCAAGCCCCACGGTTCGAGGATATGCTGCTTGAGGATGGGATCAGCCTGACGAAAATCTGGCTCAATCTGGGCCGTGCCGAACAACTGCGCCGCTTTTTGGCGCGTGAAAATGACCCGCTCAAACATTGGAAACTGTCGCGTATCGATGTCGATGGTCTGGCGAAATGGCACGAATACAGCGCCGCGATCCGCGAAACCTTGACCCGCACCCATACCGCGACAGCGCCGTGGCATGTGATCCGTGCCGATGATAAACGCCGCGCGCGTTTGGCGGTGATCCGACAGATTCTCAGCCAGTATGACTATCCAGAAAAAGACCCCAACCTTGCGTCCGCCCCCGATCCTGCCATAAGTGGCGGGCCTGAGGCTTGGACAGATCAAGGGGACAATGCGTAA
- a CDS encoding TetR/AcrR family transcriptional regulator: MRKQGYHHGNLRQALVEAALRLITEKGPAGFTLAEAAKDAGVTPAAVYRHFQGREELITEAALQGHAIFREAMEAAFNSKSAPLAAFEATGRAYLRFAQSYPGHYMAMFESGLSANAHPDLARASERSRAILERAAEALSAQLPADRRPPASMFTAHIWAMSHGVVELFARGREGGNAPFPAEDLLEAGIGIYLRGLGLLDKDC, translated from the coding sequence ATGCGTAAACAGGGCTATCATCACGGCAATTTGCGTCAAGCCTTGGTTGAGGCCGCTTTGCGGCTGATCACCGAAAAAGGCCCTGCAGGTTTTACCTTGGCCGAGGCGGCCAAGGATGCGGGCGTGACCCCTGCCGCCGTGTATCGCCATTTTCAAGGCCGTGAAGAATTGATCACCGAGGCAGCCTTGCAAGGTCACGCGATCTTTCGCGAGGCGATGGAGGCCGCGTTCAACAGCAAATCTGCCCCTCTGGCCGCATTCGAGGCCACGGGCCGCGCTTATTTGCGTTTTGCGCAATCTTATCCTGGTCACTACATGGCCATGTTTGAAAGCGGCCTTTCGGCCAATGCCCATCCTGATTTGGCCCGTGCATCAGAAAGATCCCGCGCGATTTTGGAACGGGCCGCCGAGGCACTTAGCGCACAATTGCCCGCCGATAGACGCCCGCCTGCATCTATGTTTACCGCACATATCTGGGCCATGAGCCACGGGGTGGTCGAACTCTTTGCGCGCGGTCGCGAGGGCGGCAATGCCCCCTTCCCCGCCGAAGACCTTCTTGAGGCAGGGATCGGGATTTATCTGCGCGGTCTTGGCCTGCTCGACAAAGACTGTTAG
- a CDS encoding LysR family transcriptional regulator, with protein sequence MDWDRLRIFHAVADAGSLTHAGDVLHLSQSAVSRQIRSLEDELNATLFHRHARGLILTEQGELLFDATRHMAKRLDAAAARIRDSEEEVFGELRVTTTIGFGSLWLAPRLPALYEKYPNLKIDLMLEERVLDLPMREADVAIRMKEPSQADLIRKRLMNIRMRLYASPQYLEQNGVPQTLDDLRDHRLISQNATAAQVSSGALLVRQLMSYEIGSFLTVNNYFGVLQGVIHHLGIGVLPDYLTQDFPNLVRVLDTVESNDVPVFLAYPEELRQSKRIEAFREFVTEEIIAHRRKERDGNV encoded by the coding sequence ATGGATTGGGATCGTTTACGCATCTTTCACGCCGTGGCGGATGCTGGCAGTTTGACCCATGCGGGGGACGTGCTGCATCTCAGCCAATCGGCGGTGTCGCGCCAAATTCGATCCTTGGAAGACGAATTAAACGCAACCCTGTTCCATCGTCACGCGCGCGGTTTGATCCTGACCGAACAAGGCGAATTGCTATTCGATGCCACGCGCCATATGGCAAAGCGTCTTGATGCTGCCGCCGCCCGCATTCGCGACAGCGAAGAAGAGGTATTCGGTGAATTGCGCGTGACCACCACCATCGGCTTTGGCTCGCTATGGTTGGCACCGCGCCTGCCCGCGCTTTATGAAAAATATCCCAATCTCAAGATTGATTTGATGCTTGAGGAGCGGGTGCTGGATTTGCCAATGCGCGAGGCCGATGTGGCCATCCGCATGAAGGAACCCAGCCAAGCGGATCTCATTCGCAAGCGTTTAATGAATATTCGCATGCGGCTTTACGCATCGCCCCAATATCTCGAACAAAACGGCGTCCCCCAAACACTTGACGATTTACGCGACCATCGCCTGATCAGTCAAAATGCAACGGCGGCACAGGTCTCCTCAGGTGCGCTTTTGGTGCGTCAGCTGATGTCTTATGAAATTGGCAGCTTCTTGACTGTAAATAACTATTTCGGGGTGCTGCAGGGCGTCATCCATCACCTCGGCATTGGGGTATTGCCCGATTACCTGACCCAAGACTTTCCCAATTTGGTGCGCGTTCTCGACACGGTCGAAAGCAATGATGTGCCCGTTTTCCTTGCCTATCCCGAAGAACTGCGGCAGTCCAAACGCATCGAGGCCTTCCGCGAATTTGTGACCGAAGAAATCATCGCACATCGCCGCAAAGAACGGGACGGAAACGTCTAA